In Clostridium sporogenes, one genomic interval encodes:
- a CDS encoding ABC transporter ATP-binding protein: MLQIQNLHKVFNKDTVNENNLFNDLNLDVKEGDFITIIGSNGAGKSTLLNIISGSIKPDEGKINLEDKDITSSKEYEVSKYIGRVFQDPSKGTAPSMTILENMSMAENKGKRFGLTLGINKKKTSNFIDMLKELNLGLEDKLNVTVGALSGGQRQALSLIMTAMNKPKVLLLDEHTAALDPKTSKRIIEITEKIIEEEKITALMVTHDLNQAINVGNRLIMMHKGKVVLDIKGEEKKSLTKEKLLKCFENLNIEDGVSDRTLFS, translated from the coding sequence ATGCTTCAAATACAAAATCTGCACAAAGTGTTCAATAAAGACACTGTAAATGAAAATAATTTATTTAATGATCTAAATTTAGATGTAAAAGAAGGAGATTTTATAACTATAATAGGAAGTAATGGAGCAGGAAAATCTACTCTTCTAAATATAATATCAGGAAGTATAAAACCGGATGAGGGCAAAATAAATTTAGAAGATAAAGATATAACTAGTAGTAAGGAATATGAAGTCTCAAAGTATATAGGTCGAGTATTTCAAGATCCATCTAAGGGAACGGCACCTTCTATGACCATATTAGAAAATATGTCTATGGCAGAAAATAAAGGAAAAAGATTTGGTCTTACATTAGGCATAAATAAAAAGAAAACTTCTAATTTTATAGATATGTTAAAGGAACTAAATTTAGGATTAGAGGATAAATTAAATGTAACTGTAGGAGCATTATCAGGAGGCCAAAGGCAGGCACTATCATTAATTATGACAGCTATGAATAAACCTAAGGTGTTGCTTTTAGATGAACATACAGCGGCACTAGATCCTAAAACTTCTAAAAGAATAATAGAAATAACAGAAAAAATAATAGAAGAAGAAAAGATTACAGCTTTAATGGTAACTCATGATTTAAATCAAGCTATAAATGTAGGAAATAGATTAATAATGATGCATAAAGGTAAGGTAGTTTTGGATATAAAAGGGGAAGAAAAAAAATCTTTAACTAAAGAAAAATTACTAAAATGCTTCGAAAATCTTAATATAGAAGATGGAGTAAGTGATAGGACTTTATTTTCATAG
- a CDS encoding HutP family protein codes for MKIQSEKVAKASVKMAISSREEEKILIEKFKAKDILATAVDVGGNINSSMTKIIERALVASKRCGLIKDCHVDDGAVVGATREALLQIMEKANGLNVGGKIGIARSEEHISVCIFMSIGLLHLNEVVIGLGHRSIPNI; via the coding sequence TTGAAAATACAAAGTGAAAAAGTAGCTAAGGCTTCAGTTAAAATGGCAATTTCCTCAAGAGAGGAAGAAAAGATATTAATAGAAAAATTTAAGGCAAAAGATATCTTAGCTACAGCAGTGGATGTAGGCGGTAATATAAATTCATCTATGACAAAAATAATAGAAAGAGCATTGGTAGCATCTAAGAGATGTGGACTTATAAAGGATTGTCATGTAGATGATGGAGCCGTAGTTGGAGCTACAAGAGAAGCTTTACTTCAAATTATGGAAAAGGCTAATGGATTAAATGTAGGTGGCAAAATAGGAATAGCAAGGTCAGAAGAACATATAAGTGTATGTATATTTATGAGCATAGGTCTTTTACATCTAAACGAAGTAGTTATAGGATTAGGACATAGATCAATTCCTAATATTTAA
- a CDS encoding YARHG domain-containing protein: MIYCEKCGTKLENKDKFCKKCGTKVIKEHPKEKILEEITLEKENTSEEMNKPKEKNNIDESTIVINSEDVHNELEKTYETMVKEKNKKSFSKENYDEMEDVDFEDDDEDYGNKNKKILVFASIFIVVICFITAFLFKDNIMCNHYIKKANKEMSETEKIHNYNKALGYKYKDEIVNEIYETVKNTDDFEEKLSGVYKLKEGDRKKILNKVFIYKANDSFQKENYEECAKLLEKAKKNGYNIKEFAKYNELLTKLNTEDKKQFEDNSSSEYTYKNSNPTIGESYVNSLGDVYYKNHNEYNNLQGYIVPQSNQRYLTEDELKNYDKYTLDLIRNEIYARYGYAFKEEPFKSYFSNKNWYVKDESFKGADSELNNYELKNIKLLLELSSKK; encoded by the coding sequence ATGATTTACTGTGAAAAGTGTGGAACAAAGTTAGAGAACAAAGATAAGTTTTGTAAAAAATGTGGTACAAAGGTAATTAAAGAACATCCAAAGGAAAAAATCTTAGAAGAAATAACTTTGGAAAAAGAAAATACATCTGAAGAAATGAACAAACCAAAAGAGAAAAATAATATAGATGAATCTACTATAGTAATTAATTCAGAGGATGTTCACAATGAGTTAGAAAAAACTTATGAAACTATGGTCAAAGAAAAAAACAAAAAAAGTTTTTCTAAAGAGAACTATGATGAAATGGAAGATGTTGATTTTGAAGATGATGATGAAGACTATGGTAATAAAAATAAGAAGATTTTAGTTTTTGCATCCATTTTCATTGTAGTAATATGCTTTATAACAGCATTTTTATTTAAAGATAATATAATGTGCAATCACTATATAAAAAAGGCAAATAAGGAAATGTCCGAAACAGAAAAAATACATAATTATAATAAAGCATTAGGATATAAATACAAAGATGAAATAGTAAATGAAATTTATGAAACTGTTAAAAATACAGACGATTTTGAGGAAAAACTCTCCGGAGTTTATAAATTAAAAGAAGGAGATAGAAAGAAAATCCTTAATAAAGTATTTATTTATAAAGCTAATGATAGTTTTCAAAAAGAAAACTATGAAGAATGTGCTAAGTTACTAGAAAAAGCAAAGAAAAATGGCTACAATATTAAAGAGTTTGCCAAATATAATGAATTATTAACTAAACTTAATACAGAAGATAAAAAACAGTTTGAAGACAATTCTTCAAGCGAATATACTTATAAAAATTCAAATCCTACAATAGGAGAAAGTTATGTAAATAGTCTAGGCGATGTTTATTATAAGAATCATAATGAATATAATAATCTTCAAGGATATATTGTCCCTCAAAGTAATCAAAGATACTTAACAGAGGATGAATTAAAAAATTATGATAAATATACATTGGATCTAATTAGAAATGAAATATATGCAAGATACGGATATGCCTTTAAGGAAGAACCGTTTAAAAGCTATTTTAGTAATAAAAATTGGTATGTTAAAGATGAAAGCTTTAAAGGTGCAGATTCAGAATTAAATAATTATGAGTTGAAAAATATTAAACTTTTACTAGAGTTGTCTAGTAAAAAATAA
- the rpsA gene encoding 30S ribosomal protein S1 → MSEEITMKDMMEEINSSMKRIHKGELLKGKVISVSDKEAVLNIGYISDGILPKKEVVDNEDVNLKDIISKDDVISVCVLEVNDGEGNVLLSKKKAEIIEAWSNLEKAFKKEEILEIKVEEIIKGGAIGHIEGIRVFIPASQIDNKYVKDLNVFKGETVKGRLIELDKQKGKVVLSSRVVKEEEDAKRKEGLWNSLEKGQKIDGVVRRLEKFGAFVDIGGMDGLVHNSQLSWGRVNHPSEVVSIGDKVEVYVLDFDKDTKKIALSLKDVKKDPWNTAKDKYAVGSVVEGTVIKLLNFGAFVEVEKGIEGLVHISEITDENIAKPSENLNIGDRVKVKVLEVNSDEKRMSLSIKEATDKPKEDFSKYDDSKKDDVTLGDLFGDKFKDLF, encoded by the coding sequence ATGTCAGAAGAAATAACAATGAAGGATATGATGGAAGAAATAAATTCTTCAATGAAAAGAATTCACAAAGGAGAACTATTAAAAGGAAAAGTAATTTCAGTTTCGGATAAAGAAGCCGTATTAAACATAGGATACATATCTGATGGAATATTACCTAAAAAAGAAGTTGTAGATAATGAAGATGTAAATCTTAAAGACATAATAAGTAAAGATGATGTAATTTCTGTTTGTGTATTAGAAGTAAATGATGGTGAAGGAAATGTACTTTTGTCTAAGAAAAAAGCAGAAATTATAGAAGCATGGTCAAATTTAGAAAAAGCCTTTAAAAAGGAAGAAATACTAGAAATCAAAGTAGAAGAGATAATAAAAGGTGGAGCTATAGGCCATATAGAAGGCATAAGAGTATTTATACCAGCTTCTCAAATAGATAATAAATATGTTAAAGATTTAAATGTATTTAAAGGTGAAACAGTAAAGGGAAGATTAATAGAATTAGATAAGCAAAAGGGAAAAGTAGTTTTATCTAGTAGGGTAGTAAAAGAAGAAGAAGATGCTAAAAGAAAAGAAGGATTATGGAATAGTTTGGAAAAGGGACAAAAGATAGATGGGGTTGTAAGAAGACTAGAAAAATTTGGAGCTTTTGTAGATATAGGTGGGATGGATGGATTAGTTCATAATTCTCAGCTATCCTGGGGAAGAGTAAACCATCCTTCAGAAGTGGTATCTATAGGAGACAAAGTAGAAGTTTATGTTTTAGATTTTGATAAGGATACTAAAAAAATAGCTCTATCTTTAAAAGATGTTAAGAAGGATCCTTGGAATACAGCAAAGGATAAATATGCTGTGGGTAGTGTAGTAGAAGGAACAGTAATTAAATTATTGAACTTTGGAGCCTTTGTAGAAGTGGAAAAGGGTATAGAGGGGTTGGTTCATATATCAGAAATAACTGATGAAAATATAGCTAAACCGTCAGAGAATTTAAATATAGGTGACAGGGTTAAAGTAAAAGTATTAGAAGTAAACTCAGATGAAAAGAGAATGTCACTAAGTATAAAAGAAGCAACAGATAAACCAAAGGAAGATTTTTCAAAGTATGATGATTCTAAAAAAGATGATGTAACTTTAGGAGATTTATTTGGAGATAAGTTTAAAGATTTATTTTAA
- a CDS encoding ABC transporter permease, with product MDILLAVLEQGFIFSIVCFGVYITYKILDFPDLSVDGTFPLGAAVAAAFLVKGYSPVLSSLIALIAGAIAGGITGILHVKFKITNLLSGILVMVGLYSINLRVMGKSNIPLFNKTHLFSDTMNPIIIITVFLLICKIALDLFLKTKTGFILKATGDNEQLVLSLGVNKDLIKIMGLMLSNALVALGGALMAQYQGFSDVGMGTGIVVMGLASVIIGESLFGRIKALNATTRVLLGALVYKLAVSMALTVGLAPTDLKLVTAVIVVIALSLNKSPLKIMKKQKTKEGGILNASNTKSAQSVQ from the coding sequence ATGGATATTTTATTAGCAGTATTAGAGCAAGGATTTATATTTTCCATTGTTTGCTTTGGAGTATATATAACATATAAAATATTAGATTTCCCAGACCTTTCTGTAGATGGAACATTTCCTTTAGGAGCAGCTGTTGCAGCAGCTTTTCTAGTAAAGGGATATAGTCCAGTTTTAAGTTCTTTAATAGCTTTAATAGCAGGGGCTATAGCAGGAGGAATAACAGGTATATTACATGTTAAGTTTAAAATAACTAATTTACTTTCAGGAATATTAGTTATGGTTGGGTTATATTCTATTAATTTAAGAGTAATGGGAAAATCAAATATACCTTTGTTTAATAAAACACATTTATTTTCAGATACTATGAACCCTATAATTATAATTACAGTGTTTCTTTTAATATGTAAAATTGCTTTAGATTTATTTTTAAAAACAAAGACAGGATTTATATTAAAGGCTACAGGAGATAATGAACAGTTAGTACTTTCTCTTGGTGTAAATAAGGATTTAATAAAAATAATGGGACTAATGTTATCTAATGCATTAGTAGCATTAGGAGGAGCCTTAATGGCTCAATATCAAGGGTTTTCAGATGTAGGGATGGGCACAGGTATAGTAGTTATGGGCCTTGCATCTGTAATAATAGGGGAATCTTTATTTGGAAGAATAAAAGCTTTAAATGCAACTACAAGAGTATTATTAGGAGCTTTAGTATATAAGTTAGCAGTGTCAATGGCATTAACTGTAGGGTTAGCTCCTACGGATCTAAAACTTGTAACAGCAGTAATTGTGGTAATAGCCTTAAGCTTGAACAAGAGCCCTTTAAAAATAATGAAAAAACAAAAAACTAAAGAGGGAGGGATTTTAAATGCTTCAAATACAAAATCTGCACAAAGTGTTCAATAA
- a CDS encoding acyl-CoA thioesterase, translating to MYINRTETTVRYVETDQMGVVHHSNYYPWFEMGRTEFTKATGMKYTDIENIGVMMPLTESYCKYIKPAKYEDEITIETSIEKLTPVKIIFSYKIIKKENNELLAKGNTTQAFVDKKNFRVMNLKQCNEELWNKLMELYK from the coding sequence ATGTATATTAATAGAACAGAAACAACAGTTAGATATGTAGAAACAGATCAAATGGGAGTAGTACATCATTCTAATTATTATCCATGGTTTGAAATGGGAAGAACAGAATTTACAAAGGCTACAGGTATGAAATATACAGACATAGAAAACATAGGAGTTATGATGCCTTTAACAGAGAGCTATTGTAAATATATAAAGCCAGCAAAATATGAAGATGAAATTACTATAGAAACTTCCATAGAAAAATTGACACCAGTAAAGATAATATTTAGTTATAAAATTATAAAAAAAGAAAATAATGAATTATTAGCGAAGGGTAATACTACTCAAGCTTTTGTAGATAAGAAGAATTTTAGAGTAATGAATTTAAAACAATGTAATGAAGAATTATGGAATAAGTTGATGGAATTATATAAATAA
- a CDS encoding ABC transporter permease translates to MNRKKSRVSNKLDTQFYNILDKTLIILIILLVLLFIFWPIICVIKESFFKDGNFTLTLYKDIFKNNKKLIYNSIFVAFMCTIFTTLISISIALYASFSSGGIRKIITIALMLTMISPPFVSSLAYINLFGRRGFITHGILKLTLNTYGWQGIVIMETLGLVSMSSLLLIGIMGGVDKNFIDASLDLGGGFNYTLIRIVLPIIKPGIIVVALLAFVRSLSDFGTPMIIGGSFQVLATEVYMNIIANGNLAMAAAMSVLILIPSLIAFLIYRFYINKFEVFSKDSKKLFSEGYEYKIKGNFAIILKGITYLFLLVMVLQYTSIFLSAITKYNFNKMYFTLDNIRRVYEYNLSSFGRSIIYSLITGLIGSLIGIFICYYVDRRKVIGGEFIDFISTLPYIIPGTFFGIGYIFAFNKYPLEFTGTAFIVIANCIFKQIPMTTKVSSAVLSGIDSQIEEAAKDLGAPNIFIIKDIILPMLKPAFLVGFINNFTSTMTTIGAIIFLIYPGQKVATVEMFDAIQSGEYGVGSVMASLIIIITLIINILFTKFIIGGKDVSKDKKFR, encoded by the coding sequence ATGAACAGGAAAAAATCAAGGGTATCTAATAAATTAGATACCCAATTTTATAATATTTTAGATAAAACTCTAATAATACTAATAATATTATTAGTACTTTTATTTATATTTTGGCCAATTATATGTGTCATAAAAGAAAGTTTTTTTAAAGATGGCAATTTTACATTAACACTATATAAGGATATATTTAAAAACAATAAAAAACTTATATATAATAGTATATTTGTAGCCTTCATGTGCACAATATTTACTACTTTAATATCTATATCTATTGCTCTTTATGCTAGCTTTTCATCAGGTGGAATAAGGAAAATAATCACAATTGCTTTAATGCTCACAATGATATCACCACCCTTTGTATCTTCCCTAGCTTACATAAATTTATTTGGGAGAAGAGGTTTTATAACTCATGGAATTTTAAAATTAACTCTTAATACATATGGTTGGCAGGGCATTGTTATAATGGAAACCTTAGGTTTGGTATCTATGTCGTCCTTATTATTAATAGGTATAATGGGGGGAGTAGATAAAAATTTCATAGATGCTTCTTTAGATTTAGGAGGAGGGTTTAATTATACTTTAATAAGAATAGTTTTACCAATTATAAAACCAGGTATAATAGTTGTTGCACTGTTAGCTTTTGTAAGAAGTTTATCAGATTTTGGAACACCAATGATTATAGGAGGTTCTTTTCAAGTCTTAGCTACAGAAGTTTATATGAATATAATAGCTAATGGAAATTTGGCTATGGCTGCAGCAATGAGTGTACTTATATTAATACCTTCTTTAATAGCTTTTTTAATATATAGATTTTACATAAATAAATTTGAAGTGTTTTCTAAAGATAGTAAAAAACTTTTTTCTGAAGGATATGAATATAAAATAAAGGGGAATTTTGCTATTATTTTAAAAGGAATTACTTATTTATTTTTATTAGTAATGGTTCTGCAATATACATCAATATTTTTAAGTGCTATAACCAAATATAATTTTAATAAGATGTATTTTACTTTAGATAATATAAGAAGGGTTTATGAGTATAATTTAAGTAGCTTTGGAAGAAGCATAATATATTCATTAATTACTGGATTAATAGGTAGTTTAATAGGGATTTTTATATGTTATTATGTGGATAGAAGAAAGGTTATAGGTGGAGAATTTATAGATTTTATATCTACATTACCCTATATAATTCCTGGAACATTTTTTGGAATAGGATATATATTTGCATTTAATAAATATCCTTTGGAATTTACAGGCACAGCTTTCATAGTAATTGCAAATTGTATATTTAAACAAATTCCTATGACTACTAAGGTATCTTCAGCAGTTTTATCTGGAATAGATTCACAAATAGAAGAAGCGGCAAAGGATTTAGGAGCACCTAATATATTTATAATTAAGGATATAATATTGCCTATGTTAAAACCGGCTTTTTTAGTTGGTTTTATAAATAATTTTACATCTACTATGACCACTATAGGAGCAATAATATTTTTAATATATCCAGGGCAAAAGGTAGCTACGGTGGAAATGTTTGATGCTATACAAAGTGGTGAGTATGGTGTAGGCTCTGTTATGGCATCATTAATAATTATAATTACACTTATTATAAATATATTGTTTACAAAGTTTATTATAGGAGGAAAAGATGTATCTAAGGATAAAAAATTTAGGTAA
- a CDS encoding ABC transporter substrate-binding protein → MKKLKSIVSVFLIGILTLGLVACGSKKEEAKNTEDKKDLKGSTIKIVATSEDYKPVFEKFTKETGIKVEFLSMSSGEVISRIKAEGGKPMADVWFGGGLDAFMDAKDSGLLEKYIPEESKDIKEEYKDKEGYWMGKGLTIVGFLANKDVLKEKNLQIPKTWDDLAKPEYKNEILMSNPAVSGTNYAVVNALLQQKGKDAGWKYFENLNKNISYYSKRGKDPKLKTTAGEVAIGITYIDNSIVKLEKEKNMQVIYPEDGIPWVVEGMAIFKNASNLEGVKVFENWVLKKETQEELAKIDGKDGAMLVKPGVKGIDLKVPKDKLMKEDLSSFGKDRKEILDKWKAMAGNK, encoded by the coding sequence ATGAAAAAATTAAAGTCAATAGTTTCTGTATTTTTAATAGGAATTTTAACCTTAGGATTAGTTGCTTGTGGTTCTAAAAAAGAGGAAGCTAAAAATACAGAGGATAAAAAAGATTTAAAAGGAAGCACTATAAAAATAGTTGCTACATCAGAAGACTATAAGCCAGTATTTGAAAAGTTCACAAAAGAAACTGGTATAAAAGTTGAATTTTTATCTATGTCTTCTGGAGAAGTTATATCAAGAATTAAAGCTGAAGGTGGAAAGCCTATGGCAGATGTATGGTTTGGTGGTGGATTAGATGCATTTATGGATGCAAAAGATTCAGGATTATTAGAAAAGTACATACCAGAAGAATCTAAAGATATAAAAGAAGAATACAAAGATAAAGAAGGATATTGGATGGGAAAGGGTCTAACAATAGTAGGGTTTCTAGCTAATAAAGATGTGCTTAAAGAAAAAAATCTACAGATTCCTAAAACCTGGGATGATTTAGCTAAACCGGAATATAAAAATGAAATATTAATGTCTAATCCAGCAGTATCTGGTACAAACTATGCAGTGGTAAATGCTTTATTGCAACAGAAAGGCAAAGATGCAGGTTGGAAGTACTTTGAAAATTTAAATAAAAATATATCTTACTACTCAAAAAGGGGTAAAGATCCAAAACTAAAGACTACAGCAGGAGAGGTAGCCATAGGTATAACATATATAGATAATTCTATAGTAAAATTAGAAAAAGAAAAAAATATGCAGGTTATATATCCAGAGGATGGAATACCATGGGTTGTAGAAGGGATGGCTATATTTAAAAATGCTAGCAACTTAGAAGGTGTTAAAGTATTTGAAAACTGGGTGCTAAAGAAGGAAACCCAAGAAGAACTAGCTAAAATAGACGGAAAAGATGGAGCAATGCTTGTTAAACCAGGAGTTAAAGGCATAGATTTAAAAGTACCGAAGGATAAATTGATGAAAGAGGATTTATCTTCTTTTGGTAAGGATAGAAAAGAAATACTTGACAAATGGAAGGCTATGGCAGGTAACAAGTAA
- a CDS encoding ABC transporter substrate-binding protein, with protein MVVKRKISILLALILSVVIFGGCSKISSAKTLKDKKVINIGIAQIIEHPALDLTKKGFVDRLAEKGFKDGENIKIDFQNAQGDMATIQTITQNFVAQKNDIIYAIATPSVQAAFNATKKIPIVMTAITDPVESGVVKSLDKSGTNVAGTSDKISIEENFKLIKDILPGKKTIGILYNTSEKNSEIQVRQAEEKAKKFGFKIVKKGITNVNDIHQSLASILNEIDIMFIPTDNTVASSMPFISNECNRKNIPIIGSEKAHVEGGALATSGIDYYKLGKESADVAIEIINGKNPKDMKVRFMKETKLSINPEVAKKLNIEIPQDIEDKAEKIKGGKK; from the coding sequence ATGGTAGTAAAAAGAAAAATTTCAATTCTATTGGCACTGATTCTTTCAGTTGTTATCTTTGGAGGTTGCTCAAAAATCTCCAGTGCAAAAACACTAAAGGATAAAAAGGTTATAAACATAGGTATAGCTCAAATTATAGAGCATCCAGCTTTAGATCTAACTAAAAAAGGATTTGTAGATAGGTTAGCAGAAAAAGGATTTAAGGATGGAGAAAATATAAAAATAGATTTTCAAAATGCCCAGGGTGATATGGCTACAATTCAAACTATAACTCAAAATTTTGTAGCTCAAAAAAATGACATTATATATGCAATAGCAACTCCTTCAGTACAGGCAGCCTTTAATGCCACTAAAAAAATACCTATAGTTATGACAGCTATTACAGATCCTGTAGAATCAGGAGTTGTAAAATCTTTAGACAAATCAGGCACTAATGTGGCTGGGACTTCAGATAAAATATCCATAGAGGAAAATTTTAAGTTAATAAAAGATATATTACCTGGGAAAAAGACCATAGGAATATTATATAATACTAGCGAAAAAAATTCTGAAATACAGGTTAGGCAAGCAGAAGAAAAGGCTAAAAAATTTGGATTTAAAATTGTTAAAAAGGGTATAACCAATGTTAATGATATTCATCAATCCTTAGCTTCTATATTAAATGAAATTGATATTATGTTCATTCCTACAGATAATACAGTGGCTTCTTCTATGCCATTTATAAGTAATGAATGCAATAGGAAAAATATACCAATAATAGGATCAGAAAAAGCCCATGTTGAAGGGGGCGCATTAGCTACATCAGGTATAGATTACTACAAATTAGGGAAAGAATCCGCAGATGTGGCTATAGAAATTATAAATGGGAAAAACCCTAAAGATATGAAAGTAAGATTTATGAAAGAAACTAAATTATCAATAAACCCAGAAGTGGCTAAAAAATTAAATATAGAAATACCACAGGATATAGAAGATAAAGCTGAAAAAATTAAAGGAGGAAAAAAATAA
- a CDS encoding ABC transporter ATP-binding protein: MYLRIKNLGKAFNNIKVVDNINLELEKGKLLCLLGPSGCGKTTTLKIIGGFLKQDKGNIIIENQDISNIPPESRPVSTVFQSYALFPHMNVIENIIYGLKFKGYSKKEALKEGEEYLKIIGLSEFKNKKISQLSGGQQQRVALARSLILNPKVLLLDEPLSNLDAKLRVKMRKEIKEIQSKFNMTMIFVTHDQEEALSIADYLAVMNEGKLIQVGTPEDIYINPKNEFVASFIGHINKVNINNKTELIRPEQITINKNHGDKEGRIKYKQFLGSYVNYFVETKDENIIVQYSNNKSKIFKEGEIVYLNFFNS; this comes from the coding sequence ATGTATCTAAGGATAAAAAATTTAGGTAAAGCTTTTAATAATATAAAAGTAGTGGATAATATTAATTTAGAATTGGAAAAGGGTAAATTATTATGCCTTTTAGGTCCAAGTGGCTGTGGTAAAACTACTACTCTTAAAATCATAGGTGGATTTCTAAAACAGGACAAGGGTAATATTATAATAGAAAATCAAGATATTTCAAATATTCCACCAGAAAGTAGACCTGTTTCTACAGTTTTTCAATCCTATGCCCTTTTCCCTCATATGAATGTAATTGAAAATATAATTTATGGATTAAAGTTTAAAGGATATAGTAAAAAAGAAGCTTTAAAAGAAGGAGAAGAATATTTAAAAATAATAGGATTATCTGAATTTAAAAATAAAAAAATATCTCAATTAAGTGGAGGACAGCAACAAAGAGTAGCGTTAGCAAGATCATTAATACTTAATCCTAAAGTGCTCTTATTAGATGAACCTTTAAGTAATTTAGACGCTAAGCTTAGGGTGAAAATGAGAAAGGAAATAAAGGAAATTCAAAGTAAGTTTAATATGACTATGATATTTGTAACTCATGATCAGGAAGAAGCTTTGAGCATTGCAGATTATTTAGCAGTAATGAATGAAGGAAAATTAATTCAAGTAGGAACTCCAGAGGATATATATATAAATCCTAAAAATGAATTTGTAGCATCTTTTATAGGGCATATAAATAAAGTCAATATAAACAATAAAACTGAACTTATAAGACCCGAACAAATAACAATTAATAAAAATCATGGAGATAAAGAAGGTAGGATTAAATATAAACAATTTTTAGGATCTTATGTAAATTATTTTGTAGAAACTAAAGATGAAAACATAATAGTACAATATTCTAATAATAAAAGTAAAATTTTTAAAGAAGGGGAAATTGTATATCTCAATTTTTTCAATAGTTAA
- a CDS encoding zinc ribbon domain-containing protein codes for MFCSNCGNKLPEDAQFCTNCGSPVAGNKPTNFKDGKAKNEFTNFLNFFINSLKNPVDRFNESIKNMNLSITSLYFAILTLISGLITSFSTKKFISGFITFFSSFVDNALSFHERAALSTEIQAMISKMIPVSKLLFWYVLGIVLFYGLIMLIMYVIVSLIMKKQIKFESYLKVSLISLVIYSTFTVLAVIVAFLSFILSMFVYSLGHILVIVVLYNGFKNIMEDDSKTPYIFSFSYIVAMNLSYYFVFKSIMEFYLMAIKNNII; via the coding sequence ATGTTTTGTTCTAATTGTGGAAACAAGCTTCCAGAAGATGCTCAGTTTTGTACAAACTGTGGTTCTCCTGTAGCAGGTAATAAACCAACAAATTTTAAAGATGGAAAAGCTAAAAATGAATTTACTAATTTTTTAAATTTTTTCATTAATTCTTTAAAAAATCCTGTAGATAGATTTAATGAATCTATAAAAAATATGAATCTTTCTATAACTTCTTTGTACTTTGCAATTCTTACATTAATATCTGGACTTATAACCTCTTTTTCAACAAAGAAGTTTATATCTGGATTCATAACTTTCTTTTCAAGTTTTGTAGATAATGCTTTATCCTTTCATGAGCGAGCAGCACTATCTACAGAAATTCAAGCAATGATATCCAAAATGATACCTGTTTCAAAACTATTGTTTTGGTATGTTTTAGGTATTGTACTATTCTACGGATTAATAATGTTAATTATGTATGTAATAGTTTCTTTAATAATGAAAAAACAAATTAAGTTTGAAAGTTATTTAAAGGTTTCTTTAATATCTCTTGTAATATATTCAACTTTTACAGTATTGGCAGTTATAGTAGCATTTTTAAGTTTCATACTTTCTATGTTTGTATACTCTTTAGGACATATACTTGTTATAGTTGTATTATATAATGGTTTTAAAAATATAATGGAAGATGACTCTAAAACTCCTTACATATTCTCATTTTCTTATATTGTAGCTATGAACTTATCATATTATTTTGTATTTAAGTCTATAATGGAATTCTATCTTATGGCAATAAAAAATAATATTATTTAA